One Fibrobacter sp. genomic window carries:
- a CDS encoding RNA-binding protein, with the protein MSQKLYIGNLPYRTTESDVRKFFSKYEPIHSVVLISDRESGRPRGFGFIELEDANADSAIAELSDTMFGGRNLRISRARDRENVGRAQQFNRV; encoded by the coding sequence ATGTCTCAGAAGCTTTATATTGGTAATTTGCCCTACAGAACCACAGAGAGTGATGTCAGGAAGTTTTTCTCCAAATACGAACCGATTCATTCTGTTGTGCTTATATCAGACCGGGAATCAGGCCGTCCAAGGGGTTTCGGATTTATCGAGCTGGAGGATGCAAATGCTGATAGTGCCATAGCAGAGTTGAGTGATACGATGTTTGGCGGGCGCAACCTGCGTATAAGCAGGGCACGCGACAGGGAGAATGTCGGGAGAGCTCAACAGTTCAATAGAGTATAA
- a CDS encoding DUF479 domain-containing protein, with protein MNYLAHLLLAKQGQGSAIGSLLADFTRIPSSRLSLHFEEEIASAIILHRRIDSFTDSHSDVASACHHLFSKYRHWSRVIIDIAFDYFLTKHWSLYSDLSFDDFIRQSYSYLSDLPPGMPVRYQRFTQRLISHDALRAYCGIEQLKIVFDRLQNRINSTVSISGAWEDIVEHHEAIEHHFRSFFPQVISFVDGEKERMGSVTSGVKE; from the coding sequence ATGAATTACCTGGCACATCTTTTACTGGCCAAACAGGGGCAGGGCAGTGCTATAGGAAGTCTTCTGGCAGATTTCACCAGGATTCCTTCAAGCAGGCTAAGTCTGCATTTCGAGGAGGAGATCGCCTCAGCCATAATTCTTCATCGCAGGATCGATTCCTTTACCGACTCTCATAGCGATGTTGCCTCTGCCTGCCATCATTTATTCAGTAAATATCGCCACTGGTCAAGAGTGATAATCGATATCGCCTTCGATTACTTTCTTACAAAACACTGGAGTTTATACAGTGATCTTTCTTTTGATGATTTTATCAGGCAGTCCTACAGCTATCTAAGTGATCTTCCTCCCGGGATGCCGGTACGATACCAGAGATTTACTCAGAGGCTGATCAGCCATGATGCCTTGCGGGCTTACTGCGGAATCGAGCAGCTCAAAATTGTATTCGATAGGCTTCAGAACCGTATTAACAGCACTGTGTCGATTTCAGGGGCCTGGGAGGATATCGTGGAACATCATGAGGCAATTGAGCATCACTTTCGCTCCTTTTTTCCTCAGGTGATTTCTTTTGTGGATGGGGAGAAGGAGAGGATGGGGAGTGTTACCTCTGGGGTGAAAGAGTGA
- a CDS encoding phage holin family protein, protein MQGNSDQLNDREGRVSNLSLPQVIKEIWTQFSRLMRKEIELAKTELRADIRSEVFMLSGLGIAAVLVLLTISMLLVTLILALSEILPGWAAGLIVSGVLLLLSAIVAIISWRKRVKVPLKRTREVLEGDLKFTRGRFA, encoded by the coding sequence ATGCAAGGCAACAGCGATCAATTAAACGATAGAGAAGGCAGAGTTTCCAATCTTTCCTTGCCTCAGGTGATAAAAGAAATCTGGACCCAGTTTTCCAGATTGATGAGGAAGGAGATCGAGCTGGCTAAAACAGAGTTACGGGCTGACATAAGATCAGAAGTTTTCATGCTAAGTGGCCTGGGGATAGCTGCGGTCCTGGTGTTACTAACCATAAGCATGCTTCTGGTTACTCTGATTCTTGCTCTCTCGGAGATTCTTCCGGGCTGGGCAGCGGGACTCATTGTCAGTGGAGTTCTACTGCTGCTCAGTGCCATTGTGGCAATTATTTCCTGGAGAAAACGGGTAAAGGTTCCGCTGAAGAGGACCCGTGAGGTCCTGGAGGGAGATTTAAAATTTACAAGAGGCAGGTTTGCATGA